The Salegentibacter mishustinae genome includes a window with the following:
- the tnpC gene encoding IS66 family transposase yields the protein MQEPLENLTKDQLLALLKKETKKREKAEKSVSKREQEVEKAQHKIADLKFQVEYYKRLAFGQKRERFEGDKNQMSLPFEMEPQKAAAQESELKEKLSDQPRKKTSNHKGRMALPEHLEVKEIEIYPEEDLTDMVCIGKEVTDELEYEPAKYYIKRYIRYKYAPNNKEGVIIGELPERVIEKGIPGAGLLASILVDKYQDHLPLYRQLQRFKRAEIPIASSTLEGWTRQSLKIIDILYQHLLEDIRSKGYLQSDETPIKVMDPAKKGKTHQGYYWVHHCPIDGTVLFDYQPGRSREAADHVLAGFKGYLQSDGYAAYDKIGKREGVTHLNCWAHARREFDKAKDNDRERAEKALSFIQKLYAVEAQAREQNLSPAQRKSLRLEKALPVINEFGKWMFDQMKHQLILPKSPIGKAFKYSMDRWDQLSAYLFDGILEIDNNLVENAIRPLALGRKNYLFAGSHSAAERAAGIYSFFAICKKHEVNPYEWLKYTLENIMSINHKDIRNLYPQNYKKLQQV from the coding sequence ATGCAAGAACCCTTAGAAAACCTTACTAAAGATCAGCTTTTGGCCCTCCTGAAGAAGGAGACGAAAAAGAGGGAAAAAGCTGAAAAAAGTGTTTCTAAAAGGGAACAAGAAGTTGAAAAAGCACAGCATAAGATTGCTGACCTGAAATTCCAGGTGGAGTATTACAAACGCCTGGCCTTTGGCCAAAAAAGAGAACGCTTCGAAGGGGATAAAAACCAGATGAGCCTTCCCTTTGAAATGGAACCCCAAAAGGCAGCAGCACAAGAATCCGAGTTAAAAGAAAAGCTCAGTGACCAACCTCGCAAAAAAACTTCCAACCACAAAGGAAGAATGGCCCTTCCGGAGCATCTTGAGGTAAAAGAGATCGAGATCTATCCCGAGGAAGATCTTACCGATATGGTTTGTATCGGCAAAGAAGTGACCGATGAACTGGAATACGAACCTGCTAAATACTATATCAAACGTTACATCCGCTATAAGTATGCTCCTAACAATAAAGAGGGAGTGATCATCGGGGAACTTCCCGAGCGGGTGATTGAAAAAGGAATCCCGGGAGCCGGACTCCTGGCTTCGATTTTAGTCGATAAGTACCAGGATCACCTTCCGCTTTACCGGCAGCTCCAACGCTTTAAACGAGCAGAGATCCCTATAGCATCTTCCACCCTGGAAGGCTGGACCAGGCAAAGTCTTAAAATCATCGATATCCTTTATCAGCACCTGCTGGAGGATATTCGCTCCAAGGGCTACCTGCAAAGTGATGAAACACCCATAAAGGTGATGGATCCAGCTAAAAAAGGAAAAACACACCAAGGCTATTATTGGGTACATCATTGTCCTATAGATGGTACCGTACTCTTTGATTATCAGCCCGGGCGTAGCCGTGAGGCTGCCGATCATGTATTGGCCGGCTTTAAAGGCTACCTTCAAAGTGATGGCTATGCCGCGTATGATAAAATCGGCAAACGTGAAGGGGTTACTCACCTGAACTGCTGGGCCCACGCCAGAAGGGAATTTGACAAGGCAAAGGATAATGACAGGGAGCGCGCTGAAAAAGCCCTGAGCTTTATCCAGAAACTCTACGCGGTGGAAGCCCAGGCGCGGGAGCAAAACTTAAGTCCTGCGCAGCGTAAATCTCTGCGCCTGGAAAAAGCATTGCCTGTTATCAATGAATTTGGAAAATGGATGTTCGATCAGATGAAACATCAACTGATCCTTCCCAAGAGTCCTATCGGGAAAGCCTTTAAATATTCTATGGATCGTTGGGACCAGCTCAGCGCCTATCTTTTTGATGGTATTCTGGAGATTGATAATAATTTAGTGGAAAATGCCATCAGGCCATTGGCCCTGGGCAGAAAGAATTACCTATTTGCGGGTTCTCATTCAGCGGCAGAAAGAGCCGCAGGAATCTATTCCTTCTTTGCCATCTGTAAAAAACACGAGGTGAATCCATATGAGTGGCTCAAATATACCCTGGAAAATATCATGTCTATCAACCATAAAGACATCCGGAATCTCTACCCTCAGAACTACAAGAAATTACAGCAAGTTTAG
- a CDS encoding 2'-5' RNA ligase family protein, with amino-acid sequence MNLTEHYKKLYESSIINIENGDYRTDLLIDSPADRRFGITLLIRPPENVKNRIQLFLDELKQIDPSQYYYPNSDIHITVMSIISCYEGFRLDQISLPDYIDLIKESLSEIDRFEIKFKGITASDSGIMIQGFPQNDILNDLRNNLRTKFKNSDLEQSIDKRYSLQTAHSTVLRFRRKLQNKNKFLEIIEKYKNYDFESFEVKKLELVFNDWYQRKKNSKLLEKFRI; translated from the coding sequence ATGAATCTGACTGAACACTATAAAAAACTTTATGAAAGTTCAATCATAAATATCGAAAATGGAGATTATCGAACTGATTTATTAATTGATTCTCCAGCTGATAGAAGATTCGGAATAACTTTATTGATAAGACCTCCCGAAAATGTAAAAAACAGAATTCAGCTATTTTTGGATGAATTAAAACAAATTGATCCTTCGCAATATTATTATCCAAATTCAGATATTCATATCACAGTAATGTCAATTATTTCGTGTTATGAAGGTTTCCGATTAGATCAAATTTCACTTCCCGATTATATCGATTTGATTAAAGAAAGTTTGAGTGAAATTGACAGATTCGAAATAAAATTTAAAGGAATTACAGCTTCCGATTCAGGAATAATGATTCAAGGTTTTCCACAAAATGATATTTTAAATGATCTGAGGAATAACTTAAGAACAAAATTTAAAAATTCAGACCTGGAGCAATCAATAGATAAAAGATATTCTTTACAAACAGCGCATTCAACAGTTTTAAGATTTAGAAGAAAACTTCAAAATAAAAATAAGTTTTTAGAAATCATCGAAAAATATAAAAACTATGATTTTGAAAGTTTCGAAGTAAAAAAATTAGAATTAGTTTTTAATGATTGGTATCAAAGAAAAAAGAATTCAAAATTGCTAGAAAAATTTAGAATATAG
- a CDS encoding DUF1905 domain-containing protein, protein MKKIVDNQKLELVYKKGNGAWTYHIVIPNTADIDGTWGSLKVSGLLDDYELKEMNLAPRKEEDKMISINEEIRNAIGKSGGDKVTVTLYLHTHDRINNNSEILKCFEDAGVKDSFKSLNKNEQKEIIDDITSKTTEAKQIEQINHHINLLLNQNN, encoded by the coding sequence ATGAAAAAAATTGTCGATAATCAAAAGCTTGAATTAGTCTATAAAAAAGGGAATGGAGCTTGGACATACCATATTGTCATACCAAATACGGCCGATATAGATGGAACTTGGGGTTCGCTAAAAGTTTCTGGTTTACTTGATGATTACGAGTTAAAAGAAATGAATTTGGCCCCAAGGAAGGAAGAAGATAAAATGATTTCAATAAACGAAGAAATCAGAAATGCAATCGGTAAAAGTGGTGGTGATAAAGTTACCGTAACCTTATACCTGCATACACACGACAGAATCAATAACAATTCGGAAATTCTCAAATGTTTTGAAGATGCAGGCGTAAAGGATTCGTTTAAATCATTAAATAAAAATGAACAAAAAGAAATTATAGATGATATCACTTCAAAAACTACAGAGGCCAAACAAATTGAACAAATAAACCACCATATCAATCTGTTACTTAATCAGAATAATTAA
- a CDS encoding RNA-directed DNA polymerase, which produces MNLKELLQKGYFPKELPPPFQTEQFSAEIDDIKCDWLSVSVTLTNPKKKKFRESRWVTHSLPKIGFSRRLLGIPNPLHQTELAETIIDKWTEITDIYDDSNFSTSKPVEDPDNKRAYVPEFSFTDFKRKRFIESFDKLYEVKTDISRFYATIYTHSIPWLVHTKPIAKLNRSNLTMLGNKLDKDLRVSNSGQTVGIPIGPDTSLIVAEIICCKLDAILASKFNWVKAFRYYDDYYIYTEDNAQAEKVFKFLQGLFTEYQLDANEEKTKISKSPQILEFDWSINLGSFIFRNNPKSQKIDLERYFSLSFQYQLENPKESVLKFAIARIKYIFFLKDSWELYQSYLLKAMMTEPSVIMDVAKILISNISNVDKSRLKSVLEYIIKEHTPKGHHSEVAWSLWLFKEFNLKLTNKNADLVLSSNDICSILIVLDLKDSGLVNSTVDTSHLEIDLTTDSLMDDKWLLTYESIKKGWLTSGVNTISDNEYFDILFQRDVEFYDNSRRIEPIKPIPKKIEQKENAKPIAKPKEKEEELTDEQKDALMYSQSSY; this is translated from the coding sequence TTGAACTTAAAAGAATTACTACAAAAAGGATATTTTCCTAAAGAATTACCGCCACCATTTCAAACTGAACAATTCTCTGCCGAAATTGATGATATTAAATGTGATTGGTTATCGGTATCCGTAACTCTGACCAATCCAAAAAAGAAAAAATTTAGAGAATCAAGATGGGTTACACACTCCCTTCCCAAAATAGGTTTTTCAAGGAGGCTTTTGGGAATACCAAATCCATTACACCAAACGGAATTAGCAGAAACGATAATTGACAAATGGACAGAAATTACGGATATATATGATGATTCCAATTTTTCGACAAGTAAGCCAGTAGAAGATCCAGACAATAAAAGGGCATACGTTCCAGAATTTAGTTTTACAGATTTCAAAAGAAAAAGATTTATCGAGTCTTTCGATAAATTATATGAAGTTAAAACCGACATTTCAAGGTTTTACGCGACAATCTATACTCATAGTATTCCTTGGCTAGTTCATACTAAGCCAATAGCGAAATTAAATCGTTCGAATTTAACAATGTTGGGGAACAAGCTAGATAAAGATTTGAGAGTTTCAAATTCCGGTCAAACAGTAGGAATTCCCATAGGACCCGATACATCGTTAATCGTAGCCGAAATAATTTGCTGTAAATTAGATGCAATTCTGGCGAGTAAATTCAATTGGGTAAAGGCTTTTAGGTATTATGATGATTATTACATTTACACAGAGGATAATGCTCAAGCAGAGAAAGTTTTTAAATTTTTACAAGGACTTTTTACCGAATATCAATTAGATGCTAATGAGGAAAAAACTAAAATTAGTAAATCGCCACAAATTTTAGAGTTTGATTGGTCGATAAATTTGGGATCCTTCATTTTTAGAAACAATCCAAAATCTCAAAAAATAGATTTAGAAAGATACTTCAGCTTATCTTTTCAATATCAGCTAGAAAATCCAAAAGAATCTGTATTAAAGTTCGCAATAGCAAGAATTAAGTATATTTTCTTTTTAAAAGACTCCTGGGAGTTGTATCAATCATATTTGCTAAAAGCCATGATGACAGAACCTTCAGTAATCATGGACGTTGCAAAAATATTAATTTCTAATATTTCAAACGTTGATAAATCTAGGCTAAAGTCTGTTTTAGAATATATTATTAAAGAACATACACCTAAAGGCCATCATTCAGAAGTAGCTTGGTCTTTATGGCTCTTTAAAGAGTTTAATCTAAAACTTACAAATAAAAATGCTGATTTAGTTCTAAGCTCAAATGATATATGTTCAATATTAATAGTTTTGGATTTAAAGGATTCTGGATTAGTTAACTCAACTGTAGACACAAGCCATCTTGAAATAGATCTCACTACAGATTCTTTGATGGACGATAAATGGTTATTAACGTATGAAAGCATTAAGAAAGGATGGTTAACATCTGGAGTAAATACGATTTCAGATAACGAATACTTTGATATTCTTTTTCAAAGAGATGTTGAGTTTTATGATAATAGTAGAAGGATTGAGCCAATAAAACCAATACCAAAGAAAATAGAACAAAAAGAAAATGCTAAACCAATTGCAAAACCTAAAGAAAAAGAAGAAGAGTTGACAGATGAACAGAAAGATGCACTAATGTATAGTCAATCATCGTATTAA
- a CDS encoding IS110 family RNA-guided transposase, translating into MEHHILKVALGVDVSKDNLAVCLCRLTVNLTKEFEDPFEVSNDLPGFKKLIRWLDKQVASRENLWIVMESTGIYHEAFVYYLYEAGFNVSVMQSGRVKRYAQSLDQRSKTDALDSRMLAMLGCERALPLWTPPDPILRELKGLSRERSFLLKEKQIEKNRLHASEHSVYSNKRELRRYKQRLKLIARQLEEIEKEMMELINASSYLKGRIKHLESIPGISFVSAATVVGETLGFTGFTNAKQLTSYAGFDVVLKESGAYKGKTRISKKGNKNIRRALYMPAMTAVRCNPTLKKFYERVKPTKAKPMIALVAVERKLLVLMYSLWKNEINYDPEYEQKKTARTEVLAAQDRSNLALTSS; encoded by the coding sequence ATGGAGCACCACATTTTAAAAGTAGCCTTGGGAGTAGATGTATCTAAAGATAATCTGGCCGTCTGTCTTTGCCGCCTAACGGTTAACCTAACAAAAGAGTTTGAAGATCCTTTTGAAGTTAGTAATGATCTTCCCGGATTTAAAAAACTAATACGATGGCTTGATAAGCAAGTAGCCTCTCGTGAGAATCTGTGGATTGTAATGGAATCTACAGGTATCTATCATGAAGCCTTTGTGTACTACCTCTATGAAGCTGGTTTTAATGTGAGCGTGATGCAATCTGGTCGTGTTAAGCGTTATGCCCAAAGTCTGGACCAAAGATCCAAAACTGATGCATTGGATAGCCGTATGCTAGCTATGCTTGGCTGTGAACGAGCATTACCTTTATGGACACCACCTGATCCAATTTTAAGAGAATTAAAAGGTCTTAGTAGGGAACGTTCATTTTTGTTAAAGGAGAAGCAAATAGAAAAGAATAGGCTTCATGCTAGTGAACATTCTGTATACAGCAACAAACGAGAATTAAGACGTTATAAACAACGCTTAAAATTGATTGCTAGGCAATTGGAGGAAATAGAGAAAGAGATGATGGAATTGATCAATGCCAGCTCTTATTTAAAGGGTAGAATAAAGCATTTGGAAAGTATTCCGGGAATCTCTTTTGTGTCTGCAGCTACGGTAGTAGGTGAAACCTTAGGTTTCACTGGTTTTACCAACGCCAAGCAACTTACGAGTTACGCAGGGTTTGATGTAGTGCTGAAAGAATCTGGAGCTTATAAAGGCAAGACCAGAATTAGTAAGAAAGGGAATAAAAATATCCGTCGGGCACTTTATATGCCGGCGATGACCGCTGTTCGATGTAATCCCACATTGAAGAAGTTCTATGAACGCGTGAAACCTACTAAGGCTAAACCTATGATTGCTTTGGTGGCGGTAGAGCGCAAGTTATTAGTACTGATGTACAGCTTATGGAAGAATGAGATCAATTATGATCCGGAATATGAACAAAAAAAGACAGCAAGAACCGAAGTCCTTGCTGCACAGGATAGAAGCAATTTAGCATTGACTTCTTCCTAA
- a CDS encoding IS91 family transposase, with amino-acid sequence MKPAAYEVAQVLERNTESLSKYCYNSWQTRTLHALRKCRTAALGGHIDRCNNPSCHRLHLSYNSCRNRHCPKCQGHKKEAWIRAREEELLNVPYFHVVFTLPKELNRLCLYRPELLYRLLFKTAWQVIQGFASNHKFLGAKPGMIAVLHTWGENLSLHPHLHCIVPGGGIAQNGKWKPAKSKGKYLFPVKAMSKVFRARFVASLRKELEPQPKDFYESLFKYDWVIYCKQPFLGPTQVVEYLGRYTHKIAISNHRIKNLDNESVTFSVKDYRRAGRKSLLRLSDAEFIRRFALHILPKGFVRIRHYGILSSYHKKITLTQLQQSLGRVQLTERKPLQHRLCPVCKKGKLVTLTTFTPRGPPGYWTEKLRKQSNK; translated from the coding sequence GTGAAACCTGCTGCCTATGAGGTGGCCCAGGTCCTGGAAAGGAACACGGAATCTTTATCCAAATATTGTTACAACAGCTGGCAAACAAGAACCCTTCACGCCTTGCGCAAATGCCGCACTGCTGCCCTGGGTGGCCATATAGACCGCTGCAACAATCCTTCCTGCCATAGGCTTCACCTTAGTTATAATAGTTGCCGGAACCGCCATTGCCCCAAGTGCCAGGGACATAAAAAGGAAGCATGGATCCGGGCACGGGAAGAGGAACTTCTTAATGTACCTTACTTCCACGTGGTTTTTACCCTACCCAAGGAACTTAACCGCCTGTGCCTTTACCGGCCGGAACTGCTATACAGGTTATTGTTCAAAACCGCATGGCAGGTGATTCAGGGTTTTGCATCCAACCATAAATTTTTAGGTGCCAAACCCGGAATGATCGCCGTCCTGCATACCTGGGGAGAAAACCTGTCTTTGCACCCACACCTGCACTGTATTGTTCCCGGCGGTGGCATTGCCCAAAATGGTAAATGGAAACCTGCAAAAAGCAAAGGCAAATACCTGTTCCCGGTTAAGGCTATGAGCAAGGTTTTTAGGGCTCGTTTTGTGGCTTCACTTCGCAAGGAACTGGAACCACAACCCAAAGACTTCTACGAAAGCCTTTTTAAATATGATTGGGTAATCTACTGCAAACAACCCTTTTTAGGTCCCACCCAGGTGGTGGAATACCTTGGCCGCTATACTCATAAGATCGCCATCAGTAATCATCGAATTAAAAACCTGGATAATGAAAGCGTTACATTTTCTGTGAAGGACTACCGCCGCGCAGGAAGAAAATCCTTGTTACGTTTATCCGATGCAGAGTTCATCAGACGGTTCGCACTTCACATACTTCCCAAAGGATTTGTTCGCATACGGCATTATGGAATCTTGAGTTCCTATCATAAAAAAATCACCCTTACCCAGCTACAGCAAAGTCTGGGACGGGTACAACTCACAGAGCGTAAACCACTTCAACACCGCCTGTGCCCGGTATGCAAGAAAGGAAAATTGGTGACCCTTACTACCTTTACCCCGCGAGGCCCACCAGGATACTGGACGGAAAAACTAAGAAAGCAATCAAATAAATAA
- a CDS encoding HEPN domain-containing protein has product MQKRYDVSKPTNLETNEFLRCLWYRLRSNFDKLAWNFNPVKIGEAQTIFLGFIDLGAISHKSTPTSISCTYSKKGCIAELIWENNALKNQTEFEKKFDKSVDEALSFNEYKKDIVLKYSLDEKISFKKFEGENFTIEKNELRFKIKAYDKTDYATFGMSNCDIIISYLSMDTLEFITFKNSGIAQLRESNEEEFTLVNIDSGEETSSINSNDKIRELEVSKEFGVLIDEFLNKNIDYDNPNSNLDKSIKAFRQGLFFEEISYTDFDLDFSALEYASIKYMTALEIISIEDIEPERCNNCGQQKFSIAKRVKKLVSDATGNQEAVKLINKYYSIRSRFVHNGDLLSSRNYNGSSLPLLSVNGSDGVIQQTPLINQFLKVLVKDCILWKNRNS; this is encoded by the coding sequence ATGCAAAAGAGATACGACGTTTCAAAACCAACTAATCTTGAAACAAACGAATTTTTAAGATGTTTATGGTATCGGCTACGATCAAATTTTGACAAATTAGCTTGGAACTTCAATCCGGTCAAAATTGGAGAAGCACAAACAATTTTTTTAGGATTTATTGATTTAGGTGCTATTTCTCATAAGTCCACCCCCACTTCAATTTCATGTACTTATTCTAAAAAGGGTTGTATAGCAGAGCTGATTTGGGAAAATAACGCATTGAAAAATCAAACAGAATTCGAAAAAAAATTTGATAAATCTGTTGATGAAGCTTTAAGTTTTAATGAATATAAGAAGGATATAGTTCTAAAATATTCGCTTGATGAAAAAATTTCGTTTAAAAAATTTGAAGGTGAAAATTTTACTATTGAAAAGAATGAATTGAGGTTTAAAATTAAAGCTTACGATAAAACTGACTATGCCACTTTTGGTATGAGTAATTGTGATATTATTATATCCTATTTATCAATGGACACTCTCGAATTTATAACCTTTAAAAATTCCGGAATAGCTCAATTGAGAGAAAGTAACGAAGAAGAGTTTACTTTAGTAAATATTGATTCTGGAGAAGAAACATCAAGTATAAACTCTAACGATAAGATAAGAGAGCTAGAAGTATCAAAAGAATTTGGTGTTTTAATAGATGAGTTCCTAAATAAAAATATAGATTATGACAACCCCAATTCAAATCTAGACAAAAGTATTAAAGCCTTTCGTCAAGGGTTATTTTTTGAAGAAATTTCTTATACAGATTTTGACTTAGACTTCAGTGCTTTAGAATATGCGAGTATAAAGTATATGACTGCATTGGAAATTATATCTATAGAGGATATTGAGCCTGAAAGATGTAATAATTGTGGTCAACAAAAATTTTCAATAGCTAAAAGAGTTAAAAAATTAGTGTCGGATGCAACAGGTAATCAAGAAGCCGTTAAACTAATAAACAAATACTATTCAATAAGGTCCAGATTTGTTCATAATGGAGATTTATTATCTAGTAGAAATTATAATGGATCCTCCTTACCTCTTCTAAGTGTCAATGGTTCAGATGGGGTTATTCAACAAACACCATTAATAAACCAATTTTTAAAAGTCTTGGTGAAGGATTGTATTCTATGGAAAAATAGAAATTCTTAA
- the tnpB gene encoding IS66 family insertion sequence element accessory protein TnpB (TnpB, as the term is used for proteins encoded by IS66 family insertion elements, is considered an accessory protein, since TnpC, encoded by a neighboring gene, is a DDE family transposase.), protein MFSLNSSNTYHFYCKACDMRKSFNGLSGLVKNELNREPTSGDVFVFLNRNRTHLKLLHWERGGFVLYYKRLERGSFTPPVIKEDQTSFTWPQLVLMIEGITVEKSVQKLRYSH, encoded by the coding sequence ATGTTTAGCCTTAACTCCTCTAACACCTATCATTTCTATTGCAAGGCTTGTGATATGAGAAAATCATTTAATGGCCTGAGCGGATTGGTGAAAAATGAACTAAACCGGGAGCCTACCAGCGGTGATGTGTTCGTTTTTCTTAATCGGAATCGCACCCATCTCAAGCTGCTCCACTGGGAGCGGGGCGGCTTTGTTTTATACTACAAACGCCTGGAGCGCGGAAGCTTCACTCCGCCCGTAATTAAAGAAGATCAGACCAGTTTTACCTGGCCGCAATTGGTCCTGATGATAGAGGGTATTACGGTTGAAAAAAGTGTTCAGAAACTGCGCTATTCTCACTAG
- a CDS encoding tyrosine-type recombinase/integrase, translating into MLPSIERPHKLPVVLSRSEVKQLLKTPKLLKHRLVLAMLYGCGLRCFELRSLQLKDLDFDRKMLHIRQGKGRKDRYVPLSQMQVRGLKKYIVVDNPTTWCFNGNDRKGDPAQLSAMGVQWIVREARKHSGIQKEITTHSLRHSYATHLLEMGLDIISVKDLLGHADIQTTLTYLHVAQLGRQKPFSPLDRLYKEQA; encoded by the coding sequence ATGTTACCTTCCATTGAACGTCCCCACAAACTTCCAGTAGTGTTAAGCCGTAGTGAAGTAAAGCAACTGCTTAAAACGCCCAAACTGCTCAAGCACCGGTTGGTACTGGCAATGCTCTACGGTTGTGGCCTTCGGTGCTTTGAACTTCGCAGCCTCCAGCTCAAAGACCTGGATTTTGATCGTAAAATGCTTCACATCCGCCAGGGAAAAGGAAGAAAAGACCGGTATGTTCCATTATCCCAGATGCAGGTCCGTGGCCTAAAAAAATATATTGTTGTAGACAATCCTACCACCTGGTGCTTTAATGGCAACGACAGGAAAGGTGATCCAGCTCAGTTATCTGCCATGGGGGTGCAATGGATCGTTCGCGAAGCCCGTAAACACAGCGGGATCCAAAAAGAAATCACTACACATAGCCTTCGGCACAGCTATGCTACCCACCTTTTGGAGATGGGATTGGATATTATCAGTGTCAAAGATCTATTGGGACACGCAGATATCCAAACCACCCTCACCTACCTTCATGTGGCACAACTAGGTAGGCAAAAGCCATTCAGTCCGTTGGACCGGCTCTATAAAGAACAGGCGTGA
- a CDS encoding IS110 family RNA-guided transposase — translation METRVTALPKLFIGLDIHKSSWKIHCSTDLFSGKSFSMEPHCEILYKYVRKHYPDHQVSIAYEAGCFGYAAHRKFESYGWQSLVVNPADIHRKGKEQYTKTDRIDAQLISRELKDGRLESIQIVGEERECFRSLFRRRYSLSKDLRRIKSMIKMQLLYFGVKLPREFDNDHWSHAFRTWLEVQEFSHGTANESLASKLRSFRFLDQEFRHISNQIRAYARTHYKKDYYLLKSVPGIGGIVAAGILAELGDLRRFNTLKHLAGYVGIAPGIYQSGATSRTTGMTPRAQRLMRSYFVEASWQAVRTDPIMQAYYRKHVGKDSKKIIIKVAHKLLSRTLAVIKTETPYEIGVVA, via the coding sequence ATGGAAACCCGAGTTACTGCCTTACCAAAGTTATTCATTGGCCTTGATATCCACAAGTCAAGCTGGAAGATTCATTGTAGTACCGATCTTTTTTCAGGTAAATCCTTCAGTATGGAGCCACATTGCGAGATCCTTTATAAATATGTTCGAAAGCATTATCCGGATCACCAGGTTAGTATTGCCTACGAAGCAGGGTGCTTTGGCTATGCCGCACATCGGAAGTTTGAATCTTACGGATGGCAGTCTCTGGTAGTAAATCCAGCAGATATCCATCGTAAGGGTAAAGAACAGTATACTAAGACCGATCGTATCGATGCCCAGCTCATTAGCCGGGAACTCAAAGATGGTCGTCTGGAGAGTATCCAAATTGTTGGGGAAGAGCGAGAATGTTTTCGAAGTTTATTTAGAAGACGCTATAGTCTGAGCAAAGATCTTCGACGTATTAAAAGCATGATCAAGATGCAACTCTTGTACTTTGGGGTAAAGCTTCCTCGGGAATTTGATAACGACCACTGGAGCCATGCCTTTCGCACTTGGTTAGAAGTTCAGGAATTCTCCCATGGGACGGCTAACGAGAGTCTGGCTAGTAAACTTCGAAGTTTTCGATTTCTGGATCAGGAATTCCGACATATTTCTAATCAAATAAGAGCTTACGCGCGTACCCATTATAAAAAGGATTATTATTTGCTAAAGAGTGTTCCTGGGATTGGAGGTATCGTAGCAGCTGGTATTCTAGCCGAGTTAGGTGACCTGCGACGTTTTAATACCCTGAAGCATCTGGCTGGTTATGTTGGAATAGCACCTGGTATCTATCAGAGTGGGGCTACTTCTCGAACTACCGGGATGACCCCCAGGGCTCAGCGTTTAATGCGATCCTATTTTGTAGAAGCCTCTTGGCAGGCTGTACGAACAGATCCTATCATGCAGGCCTATTACCGTAAGCATGTTGGAAAAGATAGTAAGAAGATTATCATAAAGGTGGCCCATAAATTACTGAGTCGGACTTTAGCAGTTATAAAAACAGAAACTCCTTATGAAATAGGAGTGGTAGCATGA
- the tnpA gene encoding IS66 family insertion sequence element accessory protein TnpA: MSKEQEMFALIEEYESSSLSGKKFCKIKGLVPSTFYYWKKKKYGQNSSTGFVTITPTRSSVPMEVELIFPNGVHLRMNGSDPELIAKLVQLRHV; this comes from the coding sequence ATGAGTAAAGAACAAGAAATGTTTGCTTTGATTGAGGAGTATGAAAGTAGTTCTCTCAGTGGGAAGAAATTTTGTAAAATCAAGGGTTTGGTTCCGTCCACCTTTTACTATTGGAAGAAGAAAAAATACGGCCAGAACAGTAGTACAGGATTTGTGACAATAACCCCAACAAGGTCTTCTGTGCCTATGGAAGTCGAACTTATTTTCCCCAATGGCGTTCATCTTAGAATGAACGGTTCAGATCCAGAACTTATAGCTAAACTGGTGCAGTTGCGGCATGTTTAG